One genomic segment of Parus major isolate Abel chromosome 23, Parus_major1.1, whole genome shotgun sequence includes these proteins:
- the STX12 gene encoding syntaxin-12, with translation MSQLGTKQDSSKLQENLQQLQHSANRLAKETNEYLKELGSLPLPLSASEQRQQRLQKERLMNDFSTALNNFQAVQRRVSEKEKETVARARAGSRISADERFREEQLVSFDSGEDWNQMQSQEEDVAITEQDLELIKERETAIRQLEADILDVNQIFKDLAMMIHDQGDMIDSIEANVESAEVHVERASEQLQRAAYYQKKSRKKICILILGLAVVCIIIGLIIWKTT, from the exons ACAACAGCTGCAGCACTCTGCAAACCGCCTTGCCAAAGAGACCAATGAATACCTAAAGGAGTTGGGGTCTCTGCCACTTCCCCTCTCTGCTTCTGAACAG CGCCAACAGAGGCTTCAGAAAGAACGATTAATGAATGACTTCTCCACGGCCTTAAATAACTTCCAGGCAGTACAGAGGAGAGtgtcagagaaggaaaaagaaactgtaGCAAGGGCCAGAGCTGGCTCCCGTATCTCT GCTGATGAGAGGTTCAGAGAAGAACAGCTTGTTTCATTTGATAG TGGTGAAGACTGGAATCAGATGCAGTCTCAGGAAGAAGATGTGGCAATAACTGAACAGGACCTTGAACTcattaaagaaagagaaactgcaATCAGGCAATTAGAG GCAGACATTTTGGATGTCAATCAGATATTTAAGGATTTAGCCATGATGATTCATGACCAAGGAGATATGATTG ATAGCATAGAGGCAAATGTGGAAAGTGCAGAAGTCCATGTGGAAAGAGCCAGTGAGCAGTTACAGAGAGCTGCCTATTATCAG AAGAAATCCCGTAAGAAGATCTGTATCCTGATTCTTGGCCTTGCTGTGGTCTGTATAATCATAGGACTCATTATCTGGAAAACAACATGA